In Bremerella alba, the following proteins share a genomic window:
- a CDS encoding OprO/OprP family phosphate-selective porin: MKSSWTCRVLGICLGALSPALGYGQESIYGAPSNGAQTYQNNFEQPQQQQFYAPPEAPQALPAVDTVSATSYYNLLERVEALEDEAVAKAAEEACKEVDIIAKPTQKWSGRVHFDYWNIPDNSPYANALESGDPNDAGDDFIGFRRLRFGVKGDVWENMEYKIEMEFANPSNLAFKDAYLGWNHLPFLHTVLLGNQKRPYGLDHLNSSRYNVFLERPFVVEAFNQDARRMGLQSYGVSDDESWNWRYGWFLMDDLATTGGQYDDNYQSEIAGRLANTIWYDETSGGRGYAHWAVSGAAAFPGSGGDDRFRTRPEARTANRWLDTGQMDAANYQLLGLESVLNIGSFSLVGEYMTAHADRTDGDPDVNFGGGYFYAAYWLTGEYTPWDRSSGTLGRTKPLENFWLVNRCDGCKSYGWGAWQVAARYSYGDYTDQDILGGVGESVTLGVNWWWNPNARVQFNYINGRISDSGLAAAVAGTDAGWYNLYGARFMVDF, encoded by the coding sequence ATGAAATCTAGCTGGACTTGCCGCGTCCTAGGAATTTGCTTGGGCGCGCTATCACCGGCCCTTGGCTACGGTCAAGAGTCGATCTATGGAGCACCGTCGAACGGGGCCCAAACCTATCAGAATAACTTCGAGCAACCGCAGCAGCAGCAGTTCTATGCGCCTCCGGAAGCTCCTCAGGCACTTCCAGCCGTCGATACGGTATCTGCGACGTCGTACTACAACCTGCTCGAACGCGTCGAAGCGTTGGAAGACGAAGCGGTTGCTAAGGCAGCAGAAGAAGCCTGTAAGGAAGTCGACATCATCGCCAAGCCCACGCAAAAGTGGTCGGGCCGTGTTCACTTCGATTATTGGAACATCCCAGACAATTCGCCGTATGCCAACGCGTTGGAATCTGGCGATCCGAACGATGCCGGCGATGACTTCATCGGCTTCCGCCGTTTGCGTTTCGGCGTGAAGGGCGACGTTTGGGAGAACATGGAATACAAGATCGAGATGGAGTTCGCCAACCCAAGCAATCTAGCATTCAAAGACGCTTATCTCGGTTGGAATCATTTACCTTTTTTGCATACCGTGTTGCTCGGTAATCAGAAGCGCCCCTATGGCTTAGATCACTTGAACTCTAGCCGTTACAACGTCTTCCTGGAACGTCCCTTCGTGGTGGAAGCGTTCAACCAGGACGCTCGACGTATGGGTCTTCAATCGTATGGTGTTTCCGACGACGAGTCGTGGAACTGGCGATACGGTTGGTTTCTGATGGACGACCTGGCAACGACCGGCGGCCAGTACGACGACAACTACCAGTCTGAAATCGCCGGACGTCTGGCCAATACCATCTGGTACGACGAAACCTCTGGCGGGCGTGGTTACGCTCACTGGGCAGTCTCAGGTGCGGCAGCGTTTCCTGGCAGCGGCGGCGACGATCGATTCCGCACTCGTCCGGAAGCTCGTACGGCTAATCGCTGGCTCGACACCGGGCAGATGGATGCAGCGAACTACCAACTGCTGGGCCTGGAAAGTGTGCTCAACATTGGTTCGTTCTCGCTGGTCGGCGAATACATGACGGCTCATGCCGACCGAACCGATGGCGATCCAGATGTTAACTTCGGTGGTGGTTACTTCTATGCGGCGTATTGGCTGACCGGCGAGTACACCCCGTGGGACCGATCCTCCGGTACGTTGGGACGCACCAAACCACTAGAAAACTTCTGGCTGGTCAATCGCTGCGATGGCTGTAAGAGCTATGGCTGGGGTGCTTGGCAGGTTGCTGCACGTTACTCGTACGGCGACTACACCGACCAGGACATCCTCGGTGGCGTTGGTGAAAGCGTTACTCTGGGCGTCAACTGGTGGTGGAACCCGAACGCTCGCGTTCAGTTCAACTACATCAACGGTCGTATCTCAGACAGCGGGTTGGCTGCCGCCGTCGCTGGAACGGATGCCGGTTGGTACAACCTCTACGGCGCTCGATTCATGGTCGACTTCTAA
- the phoU gene encoding phosphate signaling complex protein PhoU yields the protein MPLHLQRDLDHLHHEVLSLSGVVEEMLEKATRALFERNPHIADEVIGIDIIVDEREVQIEEECLKTLALHQPVAVDLRRIATVLKVNNDLERMADLTVNLAERAKSVIEFPAFVIPARLARMVEMTKGMVSDVLDSFVNMDIHAAARVGAMDADVDRMNREIIEELQKVMRDRPDQVVPALHCFSASRHIERISDHAVNIADDVIYMVEGVIVRHRFSNGSDADSITRA from the coding sequence ATGCCTCTCCATCTGCAACGCGATCTGGATCACCTCCATCACGAGGTGCTATCGCTATCGGGAGTGGTCGAGGAAATGCTCGAAAAGGCGACTCGGGCACTGTTTGAACGTAACCCGCATATCGCCGACGAGGTGATCGGGATCGACATCATTGTCGACGAGCGTGAAGTTCAGATCGAAGAAGAGTGCCTCAAGACGTTGGCATTGCATCAGCCGGTCGCCGTCGATCTCCGACGAATCGCGACGGTTCTCAAAGTAAACAACGACCTGGAACGCATGGCGGATCTCACGGTGAATTTGGCTGAGCGAGCCAAGAGCGTGATCGAGTTCCCCGCGTTCGTTATCCCTGCACGTTTGGCACGCATGGTCGAGATGACCAAGGGGATGGTCTCGGACGTGCTCGATTCGTTCGTCAATATGGACATTCACGCCGCTGCTCGTGTGGGCGCGATGGATGCCGATGTCGACCGCATGAATCGCGAGATTATCGAAGAACTACAAAAAGTGATGCGTGATCGACCTGATCAGGTGGTTCCTGCTTTGCATTGCTTTTCAGCAAGTCGACACATTGAGCGAATTTCAGATCACGCCGTCAATATTGCTGATGACGTGATCTATATGGTTGAGGGAGTCATCGTACGACATCGTTTTTCTAACGGTAGCGATGCAGACTCCATAACACGTGCGTAA
- a CDS encoding biotin--[acetyl-CoA-carboxylase] ligase: protein MNDWFPDLARQEIERQAGFAVVDVFDELPSTSDHALANLTAYSQRLPAVIVARRQTQGRGRGSRSWFAGDGALTFTAMLGQDDTPVVPSNWPRCSLIAGVAMCQTLEALTESDGFQLKWPNDVYLSGRKVCGILVEKRDAAEPVLCVGIGVNVNNSLEDAPTDVQQRAIAMTDVTGQQHFLPEILLGFLTRFRELCGRNVDCLTDLLPYWRTHCLLTGRAIETRQADKQIAGECHGIDPSGALLVETSAGERQIVSGEIIRW from the coding sequence ATGAATGATTGGTTTCCCGATTTAGCACGGCAAGAGATCGAGCGTCAAGCTGGTTTTGCGGTTGTCGATGTGTTCGATGAGTTGCCATCGACAAGCGACCATGCGCTGGCCAACCTGACTGCCTATAGCCAACGCTTGCCGGCGGTGATTGTGGCCCGTCGGCAGACCCAAGGGCGGGGCAGGGGATCGCGTAGCTGGTTTGCTGGCGATGGGGCGCTGACGTTCACCGCGATGTTGGGCCAAGACGATACGCCTGTCGTGCCTAGCAACTGGCCGCGATGTTCGCTCATCGCTGGCGTGGCGATGTGCCAGACGCTGGAGGCATTGACCGAGTCCGACGGCTTTCAATTGAAATGGCCCAACGATGTCTACCTGAGCGGCAGGAAGGTCTGCGGCATCCTGGTCGAAAAGCGAGACGCCGCCGAGCCGGTGTTGTGCGTGGGGATTGGCGTGAATGTCAACAACTCGCTGGAAGATGCCCCGACAGATGTTCAACAACGAGCGATCGCGATGACCGATGTGACCGGCCAGCAGCACTTTCTGCCTGAGATTTTGCTGGGCTTCTTGACGCGATTTCGAGAGCTATGCGGGCGAAACGTCGATTGCCTGACCGACCTGCTCCCTTACTGGCGGACGCATTGCCTGCTAACGGGCCGCGCGATTGAAACGCGTCAGGCCGATAAGCAGATCGCAGGCGAGTGTCACGGCATCGATCCATCAGGGGCACTGCTGGTCGAAACTTCCGCCGGAGAGCGACAGATTGTCTCAGGCGAGATCATCCGCTGGTAA
- a CDS encoding pyruvate carboxylase, with product MKKITKLLAANRSEIAIRIFRSAHELGIRTVGMYSYEDRFALHRFKADEAYLIGHEGEPVRAYLDIPSVIHLCKTHNIDAIHPGYGFMSENPDLADACDKNGIVFIGPSKRCLEMLGDKTAARSVAKQAGVPILGGSDAAIEDVAAGQELAEQMGFPIILKAAKGGGGRGMRVVNSAEEFESAFKEAQRESLNAFGSPDIFIEKFIQQARHIEVQLLGDKQGNLVHLYERDCSVQRRHQKVVEIAPAPKLDPQTRQGLCDAAVAIGKAVDYYAAGTVEFLLDAATGEFYFIEVNPRIQVEHTVTEEITGIDLVKSQILVSQGESLDHPEIGIPTQESVVPFGFALQCRVTTEDASNKFMPDYGRVTHYRSGAGMGVRLDAGSAFSGAVVHPYYDSLLVKVTARGRRFVDAARRMERVLQEFRVRGVKTNIPFLSRLMKHPTFVDGMCTTRFIDETPDLMQFIPRKDRATKLLKFLGDIAVNGNPLVKDRVVSKRRDPAPTPTVDVDAPLPKGSRDRFKELGSEKFAQWVRDQKQLLYTDTTFRDAHQSLLATRMRTNDLLNISSAYAHNCADLFSIEMWGGATFDTTMRFLKESPWQRLADMRQRIPNILFQMLLRASNAVGYTNYPDNVVKAFVQEAAQAGLDVFRVFDALNWVPNMKVAMDAVIESGAICEASICYTGDISNPKRDKYSLKYYVDLAKQLESMGAHFLAIKDMAGLCKPTAARKLIKTLREEIGLPIHFHTHDTAGIQAASILEGSEVGLDIADAAMAPLSGGTSQPNLNTVVEMLRGTPQESKLGTKQIDEIAEYWRSVREFYTPFESTVLPATADLYRHEMPGGQYTNLFQQAHALGLSDQWAEICEIYAQVNDMLGDIVKVTPTSKAVGDMALFMVANELTPADVLNPERELAFPASVKDLLGGRMGQPPGGFPEGLQKRVMRDEAILTTRPGESFEPADFDDAAEKVEKILGRTPKRNEVVSYLLYPKVYEDFAKHEVEFGDISNLPTPVFFYGQEPGEELVIDIETGKTLIVKFLTVSDPHPDGTRVVFFELNGQPREVSVLDHSLESDVPKRQKADSGDSKQIGSSMPGMVVTVAVESGEKVAKGQKLLSLEAMKMETTVYAEVAGTVEEVLVKPGSQVETGDLMIRLS from the coding sequence ATGAAAAAAATCACCAAGCTTCTGGCAGCCAATCGTAGCGAAATCGCCATCCGTATTTTCCGTAGTGCCCATGAATTGGGGATTCGGACGGTCGGGATGTACTCTTACGAAGATCGCTTTGCTCTACATCGTTTCAAGGCCGACGAAGCCTATCTGATTGGCCACGAGGGAGAGCCTGTTCGGGCCTACTTAGACATCCCCAGCGTGATTCACCTGTGCAAGACGCACAATATCGATGCCATCCATCCTGGTTATGGGTTCATGTCCGAGAACCCCGATTTGGCGGATGCCTGCGATAAGAACGGCATCGTCTTTATCGGTCCCTCGAAGCGATGCTTAGAGATGCTCGGTGACAAGACGGCTGCCCGCAGCGTGGCCAAGCAGGCCGGTGTGCCGATTCTGGGGGGAAGCGACGCGGCGATCGAAGACGTGGCCGCGGGCCAAGAACTAGCCGAACAGATGGGTTTCCCGATCATCCTGAAAGCCGCCAAAGGGGGCGGTGGTCGCGGGATGCGGGTGGTCAATTCTGCCGAAGAGTTCGAGTCGGCCTTCAAAGAAGCTCAGCGCGAATCGCTCAACGCGTTTGGCAGCCCCGATATTTTCATCGAGAAGTTCATTCAGCAGGCCCGGCATATTGAAGTGCAGTTGCTGGGCGATAAGCAGGGAAACCTGGTGCACCTTTACGAACGCGATTGCAGCGTGCAGCGGCGGCATCAGAAGGTGGTCGAGATCGCCCCAGCACCGAAGCTCGATCCGCAGACCCGGCAAGGTTTGTGCGATGCGGCCGTCGCCATCGGTAAGGCCGTCGATTACTACGCAGCCGGAACGGTAGAGTTCCTGCTGGATGCCGCCACCGGCGAGTTCTACTTCATTGAAGTCAATCCACGAATTCAGGTCGAGCATACCGTCACCGAAGAAATCACCGGCATCGACCTGGTGAAGTCGCAAATCTTGGTCTCCCAGGGAGAATCGCTCGATCACCCCGAAATCGGGATTCCCACGCAAGAGTCGGTCGTGCCGTTTGGTTTTGCGTTGCAGTGCCGCGTCACCACTGAAGACGCGTCGAACAAGTTCATGCCTGACTATGGGCGTGTGACTCACTACCGCAGTGGTGCCGGGATGGGCGTGCGGCTTGATGCCGGCAGTGCGTTTAGTGGCGCGGTGGTGCATCCGTACTACGACTCGTTGTTGGTGAAGGTCACCGCCCGCGGTCGGCGTTTCGTCGATGCGGCGCGACGGATGGAACGCGTGCTGCAAGAGTTCCGCGTGCGAGGTGTGAAGACGAATATTCCCTTCCTCTCTCGCCTGATGAAGCACCCGACGTTTGTCGATGGAATGTGTACCACGCGATTCATCGATGAAACTCCGGATCTGATGCAGTTCATTCCGCGTAAAGATCGCGCGACGAAGTTGCTCAAATTCCTCGGCGACATCGCCGTCAACGGGAACCCTTTGGTCAAAGATCGAGTGGTCTCCAAACGCCGTGACCCGGCTCCCACGCCCACCGTTGATGTCGACGCGCCGCTGCCCAAGGGCTCGCGCGATCGCTTTAAGGAACTGGGGAGCGAAAAGTTCGCCCAGTGGGTGCGCGATCAAAAGCAGTTGCTGTACACCGATACGACCTTTCGCGATGCCCACCAAAGCTTGCTCGCGACACGCATGCGGACCAATGACTTGCTGAACATCTCGTCAGCGTATGCTCACAACTGCGCCGACCTGTTTTCGATCGAGATGTGGGGTGGGGCAACCTTCGATACAACCATGCGATTCTTGAAAGAGTCGCCCTGGCAGCGTCTGGCCGACATGCGGCAACGCATACCCAACATCTTGTTCCAGATGCTGCTTCGGGCCTCCAACGCCGTGGGCTATACGAACTACCCGGATAACGTCGTCAAAGCGTTCGTCCAAGAGGCTGCCCAGGCCGGGCTCGACGTGTTCCGCGTGTTCGACGCGCTCAACTGGGTGCCGAACATGAAGGTGGCCATGGACGCCGTCATCGAGTCGGGGGCCATCTGCGAAGCTTCGATTTGCTACACCGGCGATATTAGCAATCCGAAACGAGACAAGTACTCGCTGAAGTATTACGTCGACCTAGCCAAACAGTTGGAAAGCATGGGGGCCCACTTCCTGGCCATCAAAGACATGGCCGGGCTATGTAAGCCGACCGCCGCACGCAAACTGATCAAGACGCTGCGAGAAGAGATCGGCCTGCCAATTCACTTCCACACGCACGACACGGCCGGCATTCAGGCCGCTTCGATCCTGGAAGGCTCCGAAGTCGGGCTCGACATTGCCGATGCGGCCATGGCGCCTCTTTCCGGTGGCACCTCGCAGCCGAATCTCAATACGGTCGTCGAGATGCTTCGCGGCACACCGCAGGAAAGCAAGCTGGGGACAAAGCAGATCGACGAAATCGCCGAGTACTGGCGATCGGTGCGCGAGTTCTATACGCCGTTTGAAAGCACCGTGCTGCCGGCGACGGCCGATCTGTATCGCCACGAAATGCCAGGCGGTCAGTACACCAATCTGTTCCAGCAAGCCCATGCGTTGGGTTTGTCGGATCAATGGGCCGAGATCTGCGAGATCTACGCTCAGGTGAACGACATGCTGGGCGACATCGTGAAGGTGACGCCGACGTCGAAAGCGGTCGGCGATATGGCCCTGTTTATGGTCGCCAACGAGTTGACGCCGGCAGATGTTCTCAATCCCGAGCGAGAACTGGCCTTCCCGGCTTCGGTCAAAGACTTGCTGGGTGGCCGCATGGGGCAGCCGCCGGGCGGTTTTCCTGAAGGCCTTCAGAAACGCGTAATGCGGGACGAAGCAATCCTGACCACACGGCCAGGCGAAAGCTTCGAGCCAGCCGACTTTGACGACGCAGCGGAAAAGGTCGAGAAGATCCTGGGCCGCACACCCAAGCGAAACGAAGTCGTTTCCTACTTGCTTTATCCCAAAGTCTACGAAGACTTTGCCAAGCATGAGGTCGAGTTCGGAGACATCAGCAACTTGCCCACTCCGGTCTTCTTCTACGGCCAAGAGCCAGGCGAAGAACTGGTGATTGATATCGAAACAGGCAAGACGCTGATCGTGAAGTTTCTGACAGTAAGCGATCCACACCCCGACGGCACACGCGTGGTCTTCTTCGAGCTGAACGGCCAGCCACGCGAAGTCAGCGTCCTCGATCATTCGCTCGAGTCGGACGTTCCTAAACGGCAAAAGGCCGACTCCGGCGATTCGAAGCAGATTGGTTCCTCGATGCCAGGCATGGTCGTGACCGTTGCCGTCGAGTCAGGCGAGAAGGTCGCTAAGGGGCAGAAACTTCTGTCGTTGGAAGCAATGAAGATGGAAACCACCGTTTATGCCGAAGTGGCCGGGACAGTGGAAGAAGTGCTCGTCAAACCCGGTAGCCAAGTCGAGACCGGCGACCTCATGATTCGACTGTCGTAG
- a CDS encoding response regulator, with translation MARMKILIVEDDRALADVLAYNVRQAGYEVLSAYDGQDGLTQAQVKTPDMIILDLMLPVVDGLEVCRRLRADPATRDIMVLMLTAKAEESDQLIGFSLGADDYVTKPFSVKVLLERIKALERRRRGTETTTTDVVASQGVTIDRRRHRATVHGKPLQLTRSEFRLLETLTRQPGRVFDRSELIDAALGEDTVVMERTIDVHVRALRRKMAEFADLIETVRGVGYRFRDPGASPSSDADADTDEDYAEPAGISRI, from the coding sequence ATGGCCCGAATGAAAATTCTGATTGTCGAAGACGACCGAGCTTTGGCCGACGTATTGGCTTACAACGTACGTCAGGCCGGCTACGAGGTACTCTCCGCCTACGATGGTCAGGATGGTTTAACCCAGGCGCAAGTGAAGACGCCGGACATGATAATTCTGGACCTGATGCTTCCGGTCGTCGATGGACTGGAAGTGTGTCGTCGGCTGCGGGCAGATCCCGCTACCCGAGACATCATGGTGCTGATGCTGACCGCCAAAGCGGAAGAGTCGGATCAACTGATCGGCTTTTCGCTTGGGGCCGACGATTATGTCACCAAGCCGTTCAGCGTGAAAGTCCTGTTGGAACGAATCAAAGCCCTCGAGCGTCGTCGTCGCGGAACCGAAACAACCACAACCGATGTGGTTGCCAGCCAAGGGGTGACGATCGATCGTCGCCGCCACCGCGCAACCGTCCATGGCAAGCCGCTGCAGCTGACTCGCAGCGAGTTCCGCCTGTTGGAAACGCTCACGCGTCAGCCAGGCCGCGTGTTCGATCGATCAGAACTAATCGACGCCGCTTTGGGTGAAGACACCGTCGTCATGGAACGTACCATCGACGTCCATGTTCGAGCGCTCCGTCGTAAGATGGCCGAGTTCGCCGATCTTATCGAAACCGTGCGTGGTGTCGGCTACCGATTCCGTGATCCGGGTGCTAGTCCCAGCAGCGATGCTGATGCCGATACCGACGAAGATTATGCTGAGCCAGCGGGCATCTCGCGCATCTAA
- a CDS encoding sensor histidine kinase, giving the protein MVRSRIGTYILLLVVALSFVTLVAMTWAAAEERRSAIRQERIQNLETVVQLVKASVLNEDDPNRLDEDRLQRHAKRFATESGLYLTIISDGGRVLADSLYPPRRMENLSELSEFRNANTRDFGYAERLLVDQDVTMLMVAQRVVHKGDTIAFVRAGIPKANLDSSPGAIALVVGCIAIGTVIAGIFLTRIVETKAVDPVIDLTEACDALAENGQMKHLWNSSRDELGQLVRHFQAMAMAVTQRETALRDQANRIETVLGSMVEGVLAVNADRVVLLANQAVRHLLGIRADKVEGRPLIEVTRIRALDQSVQQAMSTGQACSSEFEVSSPVRRFINIQANCLPGDPCPGVVLVLHDMTELRRLENLRREFVANVSHELKTPLAAIRAYAETLHMGAVDDAENRGYFLGQITDQSDRLHDLIMDMLQLARVEAGQEVFDITDVNVADIAQWSVDSLRDKAAAKDIRLIVESAEDDEIYVRADEEGLRTIVGNLVDNAVKYSGKPGDVLVRWHNEGDQVAISVQDNGIGIPLEAQGRIFERFFRVDKARSREMGGTGLGLSIVKHLAGSFGGSVDLKSNLDEGATFTVRLKRCRVLTN; this is encoded by the coding sequence ATGGTACGCTCACGTATAGGAACATACATCTTACTGTTGGTGGTAGCGTTAAGCTTTGTAACCCTGGTTGCGATGACTTGGGCTGCCGCAGAAGAGCGGCGGTCTGCCATTCGGCAGGAAAGAATCCAAAACCTGGAAACGGTTGTCCAACTGGTAAAGGCCAGTGTCCTTAACGAGGATGACCCGAATCGCCTGGATGAAGACCGACTGCAACGTCACGCGAAGCGTTTTGCTACCGAGTCTGGGTTGTATTTAACGATCATTAGTGATGGTGGCCGGGTCTTGGCCGATTCGCTCTACCCACCCCGAAGAATGGAGAACCTGAGCGAACTCAGCGAGTTTCGCAATGCCAATACACGCGACTTCGGATACGCCGAAAGGCTGTTAGTCGATCAGGACGTCACAATGCTCATGGTGGCGCAGCGGGTGGTTCACAAAGGCGATACGATCGCGTTTGTCCGTGCCGGAATTCCCAAGGCCAATCTCGATAGTTCGCCAGGGGCGATTGCCTTGGTGGTGGGATGCATCGCGATCGGGACCGTGATCGCAGGCATCTTTCTTACACGCATTGTCGAAACCAAAGCGGTCGATCCTGTCATCGATCTGACCGAGGCCTGCGATGCTTTGGCCGAGAACGGTCAAATGAAGCACCTGTGGAACTCGTCTCGCGATGAACTCGGGCAACTCGTGCGGCATTTTCAAGCCATGGCCATGGCCGTCACTCAGCGTGAGACGGCCCTGCGCGATCAAGCCAACCGTATCGAAACGGTCCTCGGAAGCATGGTCGAAGGGGTTCTCGCCGTAAATGCCGACCGAGTTGTGCTGCTGGCGAACCAGGCCGTGCGGCATCTGCTGGGCATACGTGCCGACAAAGTGGAAGGTCGGCCTCTGATCGAAGTCACGCGGATTCGGGCGCTCGACCAATCGGTGCAACAAGCGATGTCGACCGGTCAGGCATGTTCGTCCGAGTTTGAAGTATCGTCGCCGGTTCGCCGGTTCATCAATATTCAAGCGAATTGCCTGCCGGGCGATCCTTGTCCTGGCGTCGTCTTGGTGCTGCATGATATGACCGAACTACGCCGGCTGGAAAACCTCAGACGAGAGTTTGTGGCCAACGTTTCTCACGAGCTCAAAACGCCCCTGGCGGCCATTCGTGCCTACGCCGAAACGCTTCATATGGGAGCGGTCGACGACGCCGAGAATCGTGGATACTTCCTTGGGCAAATTACCGATCAAAGTGACCGACTGCATGACTTGATCATGGATATGTTGCAGTTGGCTCGCGTGGAAGCTGGCCAGGAAGTCTTCGACATCACCGACGTCAATGTCGCTGACATCGCTCAGTGGAGTGTCGATTCGCTACGAGACAAAGCCGCCGCCAAAGACATTCGCCTGATCGTTGAATCGGCCGAGGATGACGAGATCTACGTCCGCGCCGATGAGGAAGGGCTGAGAACTATCGTCGGGAACCTGGTCGATAACGCGGTGAAGTACTCCGGCAAGCCCGGCGATGTCCTCGTCCGCTGGCACAACGAAGGTGATCAGGTAGCCATCTCGGTTCAAGACAACGGTATCGGCATCCCTTTAGAAGCTCAGGGGCGAATATTCGAGCGGTTCTTTCGAGTCGATAAAGCACGCTCCCGAGAAATGGGGGGTACGGGGCTGGGTCTTTCAATCGTCAAGCACTTGGCGGGCTCGTTCGGGGGGAGCGTAGACCTGAAAAGCAACCTGGATGAGGGGGCTACCTTTACTGTTCGTCTGAAAAGATGCCGGGTTCTTACAAATTAA
- a CDS encoding TrmH family RNA methyltransferase → MSPSIIHLSSPHDPQLARYQRAYERKSHMSDGYFVAESQFLVQRLLESPFHVESILVDNPAKIPELPPQRVGQFPIYVLPRDDIKELVGYNFHRGILACGQRPQRDTIESVFPGDVPQTSTILAASKIGDSENLGTIIRAACAFGADAILLDDGCADPFARRTLRVSTGHAFKIPIVESEDFTTDLLKLVALGFENFATVLSDNATPLSQVNRAPRSVLLVGHEGYGLEEETLAHCTHQITIAMQRGSDSLNVAMATGIFLYHFCHMQGTLPADDLA, encoded by the coding sequence ATGTCGCCCAGCATCATCCACCTCAGTTCGCCTCACGATCCTCAACTGGCTCGCTACCAGCGCGCGTACGAGCGTAAGAGTCATATGAGCGATGGCTACTTCGTTGCCGAAAGCCAGTTTCTGGTGCAGCGGCTTCTCGAGAGCCCCTTTCACGTGGAATCGATTCTCGTGGACAACCCGGCCAAGATCCCAGAGCTTCCCCCGCAGCGTGTGGGCCAGTTCCCGATCTACGTCTTACCGCGCGACGATATCAAGGAACTGGTCGGCTATAACTTTCATCGCGGGATCTTGGCCTGCGGGCAACGTCCTCAGCGAGATACGATCGAGTCGGTCTTTCCTGGCGATGTCCCACAAACCTCCACGATTCTGGCGGCCTCGAAGATCGGAGACTCCGAGAACCTGGGCACAATCATCCGCGCGGCCTGTGCATTTGGGGCCGATGCCATCCTGCTCGACGACGGCTGTGCCGATCCATTTGCACGACGCACGCTTCGCGTTTCAACCGGACATGCGTTCAAGATACCGATTGTCGAAAGCGAAGACTTCACGACCGACCTTCTCAAGCTTGTGGCGTTGGGCTTTGAAAACTTCGCGACCGTTCTCTCGGACAACGCGACTCCCCTCTCGCAAGTCAACCGAGCCCCACGCAGCGTGCTTCTAGTGGGTCACGAAGGGTATGGGCTGGAAGAAGAAACGCTCGCCCACTGCACCCACCAGATTACCATTGCGATGCAGCGTGGAAGTGACTCGCTAAACGTGGCGATGGCCACCGGCATCTTTCTCTATCACTTCTGCCACATGCAAGGGACTTTACCAGCGGATGATCTCGCCTGA